DNA sequence from the Liolophura sinensis isolate JHLJ2023 chromosome 1, CUHK_Ljap_v2, whole genome shotgun sequence genome:
TGACATTTTGCATAACATCAGGTTATGACGACATTATGCAGCTTTGCCTGAATTCACACTGTTTGCAGTGAAGAGCAAAGTTAAAGACTCAGCTGAAATGCCGAAGTAATTAAAATTTCCAAGAGTTGCCTGTTAACTTCAGAATTTTGCCCTTTTGAATTTATTCAAACTGAattaaaagaagtaaaaattGCATTACAGTGTATGCATGACGATAAATTGTTACTTTGATGATCAGTTTATATAGGTTAACTCTGTGGGAGGAAAGTCAGATATGGCTTTTTAATTTTTGCGTTCCTTTAAGTCTCATAGCTTGGGCTAAAATTGAGAAATTCTGGAATTAAGTCTAATATTAGAGTTAATGGGGAACtgaaaaatattgatattgatTAAGAAGTAATAatattaaatgacattttttaaatcaaattaataaaagtatacatgtttcaaatttcTAATTCCTCTTAATTCTGACCTTTTTGGCTTATTGCTTTAATTTGGGCACCCATTATCTGGCTTGATAAATGGGGGACAAGGTTATTTCACTTGTTATTTGTAGCAGCAGGGTGGGGCCGTACCCTTATTTCACGGTATAACAGCTGGGTGGGGCCGTCCCCTTATTTCACAGTATAACAGCAGAGTGGGGGTAGGGCCCTCCCTTGCTCGGATGACTAAAGCGCAGGCTCACATTGTCACGGCGCTGGCTGCCATTATCATGCCCTTGACCAATAAAGTCACAGCGATTGCTCCTTTGGCTACAGCTTTAACtgatgaggtttgtcaggtatctgacaaagggAAGTGGTATACTTCAGGCATTCGATTTCCCCTGCAAATAAACCTGCCCATGGTCATATGAGTGCTGAGTATGGCGGAGGAAAaaacatatgaaataaataaatttgtacatatgtataaatacgGTGTAACGTATTGCCCATGTTTAACATGCGTCGTTATTGTATTTACAGAAGTTGACAAGAGGGCAGGATAACTGGTCCTTATCGGAGGTGATGCACGCTCTCATTCTGTTGGCTCACTTCCACTCGTTGTGCAGCTTTGTGTCCGGCTGTGACATCCGAGACGAGGAGATTGAAGAGACCTCAACCAGCACATCATCGAACAACAACGTACAGATGCTCAACTGTAACAATGTACGTCTCCTGGTTGATTTTCTTGACTTTAACTCTCCATTTTGGAGCAGTGTAAATATGGTCTAATTTGTTGTTAAAGGCTACAAGATAGTGTAAATTTATTACTTCAGTCTTTATAGGTCGAATTTGGTTGTCGGTAGCGGGTAAAGGCCATTTAggttaaggtgcttgcctttcaattgctTGGGGCACATAAGATTCGGATTCAATCCCAGCTCTCAGTGCTCAGGCTGTTTGTAGGGCCGTGGTGACCATAACTAATGGATGATGCTCAGGAGGTCTTCAGTGTAGTCTGATGTTTGCTGAAGACAACAAATCTTCccgccaatatggtgtgcatatctctaTGTCACACATAGGAAAATTTGTGCATAAGGCCACACCCATTTAAAATGCTGGCTTACGGgaagaataatttttttttttctatgcctgaggagggtataaaaataagaataaaacttGAATATGatgtaatttgtggaaaatgtggactgtcTGAGCAATTTTTCCCAATCAGTTACAAGATTGAGAATCCTTGAAAATTaggaaaaatcattaaaaccTTGAGGTCAGACAAAATAAGAAACTGgattttaagttttattctggctcagttgattagcgcgctagcgcagcgtaatgacccaggagtctctcaccaatgcggtgaattcaatgtccagctcatgctggcttcctctccagccgtacgtgggaaggtctatcagcagcctgcagatggttgtgggtttcccccgggctctgcctggtttccaccataacgctggccgccgtcgtataagtacggcgtaaaacaccaatcaaataaataaataaattaaacacaaaacaaacaaaaaaaaatttaatgttgCCTAACTTGCAAAATATTGGAGGTTTACCCATGGCAGTGTGGTTCCTTCACTCAAAAAACAGACagccgtcttgtaagtgaataatTTTAAAGTATACCATTatacaaatcatataaataaataaatgcatgtctGTGTTCCAGAGTGCTGATGTGGGTATAGCTGCCCTGATGGAGAGGATGAAGAAGCTGACAGAAGAGAGCAAAGATCAACCCAGCCAAGAGGAGATGCTCAAGAGATTCGAGAAAGTAGAGACACAAAGTCTGGAATGTAAGAAACAGTCTCTGTGACCAATCTGTTTCACGGTTAAGAGCTGGTCCCTCACTGACTCAATTAACTAAAGTGTTAGTCTAGCAGCAGGTTAAAGGGCCCTGATATACAGCAGTCATTTAACTAAGCTAAAAATTAAATACTTATAAGTACATAAATTATTTGGGGTTTTTGGGTTTTTtagtttctgtatatttttaattttttaattttattctgaAATATCTGTATTGTTATCTCTGCTAAATGCATACACAAAAGAAAGTAGCAAggatgcagttttttttttggttgcaGTCTCCAACAactttttttattgttctttttttttttccttccagtAACACTAGATGTGGCTCATCCGTCCCCGAGAGTAGAGTTGCTGAAGTATGTGGAAGACTCGGGTTTTGTGTATGAAGATTTCGCCAAGAGAGGTTGTGAGTCAGAGAAGCCTACCTTTAGAGCTCAAGATTTCTCCTGGGAAGACCATGGGTTCTCACTGGCTAACCGACTATACAGTGGCATCGGCAACCTGCTGGAAGACAAGTTCCGTGTGGCCTATAACCTGACCTATTACACGTAAGGcattttctgtgtttaagtATTGTTTTACTCTTGTGTTTAAGGTGAGAACAGTTTGCAGAAAATGATGTAAAGcttcaaaatttttttgtaaCTGTGAAGTTGCATCactattattaaatatttatttgtcatctttaGGAGACATCATTATATAGTTCTATTCTGTGTTTACTTCTAGTCTTTGCTTCCCTAACATAACAAATGAGTCcttgttgaaatattgaaacCACAAAAATGCTGCCTCTCAGTTTATTTGGAGTATTTTTACTTTCACGTTATCCTAAGCCTTCTGCACGGATTAACGTGAAAACATGCTGCAGTCATAAGCTCACCACGTTTCAGTCATGAAGAAATCAAGAATCAAGAGTAGATGGTTTATGTTTAAGTGTTAGGGGTTTTTGCATGGTGAAAAGTATATCAAAATGTTATATTTCGATCTTATTCTTGAACTTAGTTTCTAACAAAGGCACAGATAAACTTTACATAATTTACGGAGACAACCCAGGTCAGACACGTATGGAGGAATGGGTCAGAATATCCATAAAGTTGAAGTATAATCCACAATATTTTCTCATTTAACACTCACAAATTTAAAACTAGAACTTATAGTCAGATGAACAATTTGCTTTAGCAGACTTTCGATTGAGCAGGAGATAAGGAATTGATTTCATCCTAATCCCGTTGATTAACACATTAATAAATTCCGTTTATTGCACAAATATGCATCATGTGAAAGGGTTGAAGTAGATTATCATTCTtaacagtgcatgtatattCCGAATTCTTCAACATGAACAACTGGCCCCGACTTCCTCCTCCACAAATAACACATCACCCcgcacccccaccccaacccaccTCCCACCGTCttccacatacatgtccattGACATGCACAATCTGTTCATTGTGCTAAAACAGCTGTGGTGCTCAGCTGTCTGCTGTACACAATAGACATGCATGTCACTAGTGTTATTGATTTACATAGTGATTGTGAATGCTGTTATGATAATATTGAATGTCATTGAATACACACAGAGTATTTAATACACCATTAGCACCAAACACTCACTTGTTATATCAAAATAGTCTTTCACCCATCCTGAAACGTTTCTTTTAGATGAACAagctgtttcttgttttttctcGCTGCATGATCGTATGCACATTAGGACGCTACTTGCACAATCTGTCAATCATTATTTTATATCCTTGTTGTTGTGTCTTTGTTTTGAACTATGTTCTGTTAACCCAGAACTTACTGTTATCACAGGTAGTACACTGAGTGAGTGTATCATGTCTGTGTCTTAATATACCACCTATCTggtaatcaagtaaataaataagtggatTGTTTTGACAGGATGGGCCATAACACAGATGTGGACACAACATCGTTCCGTAGGGCTATTTGGAATTACATCCACTGTATGTATGGTATACGCCATGATGACTACAACTACGGTGAAGTCAACCAGCTGCTGGAGAGGAATCTAAAGGCCTACATTAAAACTGTCACATGTTACCCAGAAAGAACAACAAAGAAAGACATTGAGAGCGTCATGAGGGAGTTTTTGCATTCTGAGAAGgtacataaattaataatgCTGTCCATTCTTCAACATTATAGTTAATGTTTTGTTTAGTTTATAAATAAGTTTTTTGATTCAAATATCAAAGGTTAATAAGACATGCAAATACTGTATTTGTCCTAAACATTTGCTCCAAAAGGTTGTTAGAGGTAAATGAAGGGCAAGAAAAATTTTCTTTTGAtgttgaaattttgtcttactaagatcaatagaattctcagaatGGGACAAAATTGTTAgctgtggatgaaattttagacCAAATACAGTATTCATCTTACATTTAATATTCAGCATTCTATAAGTATATACTTAGTCTAATTAGTAAATTTGTTAAAGTAATCTAGTAAACTTTCATTAGCAGATTGCagctaattaaaaaaaaaaaaaaaaaactaataaacACATTGTAAAAAGAGTTCATCTATccttttataacatttataaaattatgGACAGTCTTATAACTTTGTATACAAAGAAGACAATAATTGTTGATTTTTGATTCatgatttttctgattttagAATAAGATTGTGAAGGTAAAACATGAGTGAgaagtttatatttttttcatcatgCTTCTCTACTGTAATCACCGTGAACATTCAAGCCTCACTCatgtttttgggggttttaaTCATTTCAGGTCCATGTCAACCTGATGTTGTTTGAAGCGCGTCTTCAGGGAGAACTCCTGTATGCACTGCGTGCCGTGAACAACTACCTGACGTGAACACTTGCTAACAACTGCAGTCATCTGATTTTTCTCATTGTGGGCGTTGTTGTGGTTGTACAGCATGGTAAAGACCCCTCCTAGCGGTGGTGCTACAACTACTAGCCCGGCAGGGCCAGCCGTAGTGTACAACCCATGCTGCTTTGGAGGCGGGGTCAGCTGGACATGTCAAGCCTCGTTGCTCGAGGTCTTTCTCATTATCTGTGATAAAGTGTTACTTCTGGAGGATGTTGTTTATCCGATGTGGCGCAGTCCATTTCTCTGcttgccccctcccccccctctAAAACAGGCACTTGTCTGCCGAAActttacatgcacattgtacaatgtacagaGGCATTATCTGAACGCCTGAAAGTGCATAACAATTTGTGCTTTTACATTAAAAGCACTTAGTGCAGAAaaaaagctattttttttttgtttgtgtttgaggggacagtttgtttttattgtttcatgACCTTATTCCCAATCTAGTCCGAccatggaaattttttttttgttttttttttagtgctcTGTTTTCTACCCATCTTTAATAATAAATCCCCAATTACTATAGGTTGTTAAAACCGCCTGTTTGAGGGATCTTATATTTAGAAGAGATCTCATTTGCTGATGTT
Encoded proteins:
- the LOC135467319 gene encoding sestrin-3-like is translated as MCRMCARNTDSSQLSQAMPEKKMKFCPVDSFLQNNQLDCVSQIMGYHPQYLESFLKTQQQLLHGDGPLPFDYRHYIGVMAAARHQCDYLVKQQTTEFVLAGGDEAWLKGLDYIPQKLRNLYEVNKLLAHRPWMITKDHIEKLTRGQDNWSLSEVMHALILLAHFHSLCSFVSGCDIRDEEIEETSTSTSSNNNVQMLNCNNSADVGIAALMERMKKLTEESKDQPSQEEMLKRFEKVETQSLELTLDVAHPSPRVELLKYVEDSGFVYEDFAKRGCESEKPTFRAQDFSWEDHGFSLANRLYSGIGNLLEDKFRVAYNLTYYTMGHNTDVDTTSFRRAIWNYIHCMYGIRHDDYNYGEVNQLLERNLKAYIKTVTCYPERTTKKDIESVMREFLHSEKVHVNLMLFEARLQGELLYALRAVNNYLT